CATAAACCAATTTCACAAACAAAAAGGCAAACCTGAAACAGGTTTGCCTTTTTGATTCAAAAGAATTAATGAACGTCTTTCCAGAATTCTTTTTTCAGGAAGTACGCCAACGGCAACATTACGGCAAACAGGAATGTCAAAACCATGTAACCGATACGGTGGCGTTGCAATTGAGCAGGCTCACCCATGTATACCAGGTAGTTTACCAAATCGCGCACATACGCATCGTACTCTTTTTGGATTACTTTACCGTTAGGCAGACGACGGCTGTGCAGACCGGTAGATTCCCAATACAGTTTAGGAGTCAGGTTGCCATGCTCGTCTTTAATCATAACGGGCTGACCTTTGGCATCCAACTCAACGGCTTGAACACCTTGTTGCTCCCACAATGGGTGAGGCATACTCGCGCCGGCCAAAACAGTATTGTTCCAACCGTTCGGACGAGTTGGGTCTTTATAGAAACCGCGCATATAAGCGTACAGGTAGTCTGCACCTTTAGAACGAGCAATCAGGGTCAAATCCGGCGGAGGCGCACCCAACCATTTGGAGGCATCTTTCGGATCCATTGCCGCTACCATTACGTCACCAACGTTGTCTGTTGTGAACATCAGGTTTTTCTTGATTTCATCTTCAGTCAAACCAATATCTTTCAGACGGTTGAAGCGCATACCGCTTGCAGAGTGGCAAGACAAACAGTAGTTTGTAAAGATTTGCGCACCGTGCTGCAGACTGACTTGATCACGCAGGTCGATATCGACTTTTTCGTAGTTTGCATGGCCGCCGCTGGCGACGGCTGCACTCATAGGCACTGCCAGCAATAAGGCAGCAAACCAGTTTTTCAAAGTTTGTTTCATTTTCGCTGCCCTCATCAGATATTGGTTGCAAACAAGTAAGCACCGACAACGGTAATACCGACGTAAACAAAGAACATAATTTTTTGTTTAGTAGTGCTCATGGTTACGCGTTCAGGAACTGGTTTGTTGGTATCCAGTTTGGTATAGAACGGCATACCCAGGAAGAATGCAAAGTAGACGAAAGACAGGATACGTGCAACCAAAGTACGAGTATCAGTTGCTACCATTGCACCCAAAATACCCAAACCGATGAAGGCAATGATGAACAGAACCAACGCAGTTTTGAAGATTGGGCCACGATAGCGGACAGATTTAACCTCGCCTTTATCCAACCAAGGCAACAAGGCGATCAGGACAACTGCTGCACCCATACCGATTACACCCCATACCTGAGTACCGGCAAAGGAAGGAATCGCACGCAAAATTGCGTAGAACGGAGTGAAGTACCATACCGGCGCAATGTGAGGAGGTGTTTTCAGCGCATTTGCTGCATCGAAGTTTGGCGCTTCCAAGAAGTAGCCGCCGCCTTCAGGTGCAAAGAACAACACAGAACAGAAGACAATCAGGAATACAACAACACCCAAGATGTCTTTAACAGTGTAGTAAGGATGGAATGGGATACCATCGCGTGGAATACCGTTTTCGTCTTTGTTTTTCTTGATTTCAACGCCATCAGGGTTGTTAGAACCCACTTCGTGCAGGGCGATGATGTGAGCCACAACCAAGCCGAGCAATACTAGAGGTACTGCGATAACGTGCAGGGCGAAGAAGCGGTTCAAAGTAACGTCGGAGACGTTGAAGTCACCGCGGATCCAAGTGGACAAATCAGGACCGATAACAGGGATGGCGGAGAACAGGTTAATAATTACCTGCGCACCCCAGAAGGACATTTGACCCCAAGGCAACAGGTAACCCATAAAGGCTTCTGCCATCAATGCCAAGAAAATCAGGGAACCGAAAATCCACACCAATTCACGAGGTTTTTTGTATGAACCGTAAATCAGACCACGGAACATGTGCAGATAAACGACGATGAAGAAGAAAGATGCGCCGGTGGAGTGCATGTAGCGGATAATCCAGCCGCCGGACACGTCGCGCATGATGTACTCTACTGCGGTAAAGGCAGCAGGCAGATGGTAGGCGTTAAGGTTGCCGTCCGGTTTGTAGTTCATGGTCAGGAAAATACCGCTGACGATTTGAATTACAAGGACAAGCAGGGCCAAAGAGCCGAAGTAATACCAGAAGTTGAAGTTCTTCGGCGCATAGTATTGAGCCAAATGCTCATTCCACATTTTAGACAGAGGGAAGCGAGCGTCCATCCAGCCTAACAATGCTTTTGCTTTGCTATTGGTTTGGTTTGCCATAATTATCGTTCCTTATTTTTAGTCTTCGCCCACCAAAACAGTTGTATCGCTCAGATATTTGTAAGGCGGTACAACCAAGTTGGTCGGTGCAGGAACACCTTTGTATACTCGGCCTGCCATGTCGAATTTCGAACCGTGGCACGGGCAGAAGAAGCCGCCTTTCCAGTCTGCGCCCAAATCCGCAGGGGCAACGTCGGGACGGTAGGTCGGAGAGCAACCCAGGTGGGTACAGATACCGATAGCGACGAGGAGGTTCGGCTTGATCGAACGGGTCTCGTTTTTACAGTTTTCGGGCTGATGATCCACTTCGGAATTAGGATCTGTAACTGCGCCATCCAAACTTTTCAAGTCTTTGAGCTGTTGATCTGTGCGGTTGACCAGCCAAATCGGTTTACCCTGCCATTCGGCAGTCAGCATTTGACCTGCTTCGATTTTGCTGACATCTACTTCGACAGCAGCACCGGCAGCCTTAGCTTTCTCCGATGGGAAGAAGCTGGCCACGAAAGGCGTAGCTACGCCTAGAGCCGCCACACCGCCTGCACCGCATGTAGCCAGTGTCAGGAAACGGCGGCGACCGTTGTTGATTTCTTGATTATCCATTATTCAGTCGTCCTAAAATTTTGGGAATACCGAGCCATTAAACAGCGTAATTCTACCTAGTTTGTTGTAATACTCAAAGCATTATTTAAAATAAGGTAAAGTTTTTATGATATTGCTCAATACTCAGGCAGGGTTGTTTTCATCAAAGTGAACCACTTCGATACCGAATTTTTCTGCCACGGCATCGCCTAAGGCGCGTACGCCGTAGCGTTCTGTCGCATGATGGCCGGCACTGATAAATGCCACACCCGTTTCGTTGGCAAGATGATATTGCGCTTCGGAAATTTCACCGGTCAGATACGCATCGACACCTTCGTCTACGGCCGTCTGAAAAAATCCCTGCGCACCGCCGCTGCACCAGGCAATACGTTTGATTTCGCGTTCTAGATCGCCGATAACGGTCGGCTTGCGGCCGAATGTTGTCTCAATGTGTTCAGACAACTGCGCCAGCGTTTGCGTGGTTTTCAGACGGCCTGTATTCAACAGGTTTTGCTCACCGAATTGTTTTTCGAGCGCCCAATCAAGTTTCTCGGCCAACTGTGCGTTATTGCCTAATTGCGGGTGCGCGTCCAGCGGCAGGTGGTAGCCCACCATATTGATTTGGTGTTGCAGCAAGGTTTCAATGCGTGCTTTTTTCCAACCGGTAATCGTGACAGGCTCACTTTTCCAAAACATGCCGTGGTGAACCAAAAGCATATCCGCCCCCTGCCCTACGGCAAAATCGATTACAGCTTTGCTGGCGGTAACCGAAGTAGCGATTTTGGTAATTTTTTCCTTGCCTTCGACCTGCAAACCATTGGGCGCATAGTCCTTAAACAGCCCGACCTGCAAAGTCTCATCACACCAAGCCAGAATTTCGCGGCGTAAAGCCATATTCCGCTCCTTATATCTATCTTCAAAAACAGCCTCGCATTCTAACCGCAAAATCTGTTTATGCCTCAAATTCTTACATTCCGATTTCAGCAATCATTCCCAACATTAATCATTTGCACATCATCATGAATTATTTTAATATACCCCACCTTACCCACCGGCCGTCTGAAAACACATGGACTCTATTATCGAATTGCGTCATCTCAAAACCTTGCTGGCTTTAGAAGAAACCGGCAGCGTTTCCCTTGCCGCCAAACGGGTTTTCCTGACCCAATCCGCCCTGTCGCACCAAATCCGCGCCTTGGAAAATTATTACGAAACGCCGTTGTTTGAACGCAAATCCACACCTTTGCGCTTCACACCTGCCGGTATGCGCCTATTGCAACTGGCGCGCGAGCTGTTGCCGCAGGTTGCCGCCGCCGAACGTGATTTGGTGCGGATTATCGAAGGCGAAGCCGGCGAACTCAGACTTGCCGTCGAATGCCACACCTGCTTCGACTGGCTGATGCCTGCCATGGGCGAGTTTCGCCCCTTATGGCCGCAAGTTGAATTGGACATCGTTTCCGGCTTCCAAGCCGATCCGGTTGGGCTGCTGCTGCAACACCGAGCCGACCTTGCTATCGTTTCCGAAGCCGAGCCGCTCAACGGCATCAGCTACCGCCCTCTGTTTGCCTATGAAATGGTTGGCATCTGCGCAGAAGATCACCCGCTTGCCGACAAAGACGTTTGGGAAGCGGAAGACTTTATCGACGAAACCTTGATTACTTATCCCGTCCCCGACGAGATGCTGGATTTGCCCAAAAAAGTGCTGCTGCCCAAAGGCATTAATCCGCCGCGCCGCCACAGCGAGCTGACCATTGCCATTATCCAGCTGGTTGCCAGCAAACGCGGCATCGCTGCCCTGCCCTATTGGACGGTCATGCCGTATCTGGAAAAAGGCTACGTCGTCCACCGCAAAATCACTTCAGACGGCCTGCAAAGCAAACTTTATGCAGCCATTCGTACGGAAGATGCCAACAAAGGCTATCTGGACAACTTCTGCCAAATTACGCACGACCGCTGTTTTGCCGACTTGCCGGGTTTGAGCGAATTGGAAATGTAAACTTGAAACAATCAAAAGGCCGTCTGAACAATTTCAGACGGCCTTTTTTAATATACACAAAAATCTCACTGCTTCTATTCGGATTCATCCGAATCCAAACACGCCGACAAATCGATTTCAGACGGCCATGTTTTATCAGGCGTAACCCGAATATCGAAATGCTCGCCGCGATAGTCGAAAACCAAACGCCAAGCGTGCAAAAACAGATGTCCCGCCGCATCGCCGCCATACAGCGTATCGCCCAAAATCGGACTGCCTATGCTTTTCATGGCCACGCGCAGCTGATGGGTTTTGCCGGTAAACGGTTGCAACACAAACAGACGCAAACCGGGCTGCAGGCTTTGGCTGCTGAAACGGGTAATGGCAAAATTATCCTCGTCTCGCGTCAGCTTCCATGTACCGCGCCGCGAACGCGCCATACCGCCTTTCACCCAGCCCTGCTTTTTCGCCGGCTTGTGCGTACCGAGTGCCAAATAAGTTTTACGCATGGTTTTCTCGGCAAACTGTGCCGACAAAGCCGCCGCGCTGTCGCGGTTGAGCGCAAACAGCAACAGGCCACTGGTGGCCTTGTCCAATCGGTGAATCAGCCACACGCGTTCAACGCCGAGTTGCTGCGCCAGCGAAGCGGTCAGGCAAACATCCCCTTCCGATTCGCTCTGCACCGATACGCCGCAAGGCTTATTGATGACCACAAAGTCTTCGTGTTCAAAAACAATGTCCCACATTTCAGACGGCCTTCAACACAATACCGTCGCCAAGCAGGGTCAAAATACCCAGTAAGCAGAACAAGATACATGCAACAATACGCACTGCTTTGGCTGGAATTTTGCGCATCAGCATTTCGCCCAAATACACGGCAGGCACAGAAGCAATCATCAAACCGGCAATACTGCCGAACACGACCAGCAGGATAGATTGGTATTTTGCTGCTAAAAGAACTGTTGCAATCTGCGTTTTATCGCCGATTTCAGCCAAGAAAAACAGGACGACCGTCGCCGTAAATGCGCCGTATTTCAGCCATTTGCCATCAGGGTCTTCGTCTTTATCCGGCAACAGCAGCCATAATCCGACTGCAATAAAACTGCCGCCGACCACCCATTTCATGACTTCGGGCGAAATAGCAGATGCCAGCCAGACACCGAGTGCGGCTGAAACAAGATGGTTCAACAGGGTTGCAATAAAAATACCGGCAACAATCGCGTTTTTGTGGGCAAAACGTGCTGCCAAAAAGAGCGCGAGCAATTGCGTTTTATCGCCGATTTCGGCAATGGCAACGCCCAGCGTCGAGGAGAAAAAAGCTTCCATGATTTAAGATACTCAACCGACAAGCGGGCAAACAAAAAGCGCTGTGCATACCGCCCGCAAGGGTATGGACAACGCTTACGTCTTGCCTGTCTTCCGATAAAGCAGAGAAGATACCGCTGCCACGGCCGCACAAGCCGATTATGTTGACAACGGTTTCGGCATTGCGCCGAATGGCTACTCCCGTAAGAGTGAAGCGCGAATTGTAAGGCAAACCATAGCCTGAAGCAACAAAAAGAAAAACAAAAGGCCATCTGAAACCTCATTCAAGCAGGTTTCAGACGGCCTGCGATTACTTGCCGCATACTTCAAATTTACGGCCGAATCCTTTGCCATTATATCCGCCAAAACCATGCGGCATATCGTTTTCAATCACTTTAAACAAACCCGGGCTGGCTGTAACCCCTTCAGGCATATTATCCGGCAGGGCCTGACGCATCTTGGCAGTAGCGGCTTTAAAATCTTCCATATTGCGCCAACGGGCTACGTTGACCAAATGATATTTACCGTTTGGATCTATATTTTGGTGCAGGTGCGTAGCTATATAGCCCGGCTGGGTTTTCAAAAAATCACGCGCTTTTTGCCAAGAAGCCAAAGCTTCGGCTTCTTTACCCTGCGGCACTTCAAAAGTATTAATGAGGACAACACTGTTTTGAAAGGCTTCACATTTTTCCTGCCACTGTTTGGCATTTGCAGTACAACCGACAGCGACAAAGGCAGTGACGGCAATGGCAATCAGAGCTGTTTTTTTACGGATATTCATATGGATAGCTCCTTATAGGTTTAAATTGATGTGAGATATTTAAGCTCTTCCGAACATTCGGGGCATTACGGATTCGCCTTTGATGTAGTGGTAAACGACCATGCCGATATGTCCCAGAGACAAGAACAGCAACGAAAATGCCAGTACTCCGTGAATCTGTCCTTCCTGAGTAATTTGTCTCATAACACCTGTGACTGGAACGGCAAGCATCAGGAGATACATTGCCCAATGTCCAAATTTGGCAGCCATACTGCCAACCGGTCGATTGCTGGACTGGCGGATTGCCCGCATCACACGCCAAGCAGACAATATCAGCAGAAGAAAGCCAACCGCCTTATGAGGATTAGTCAAAAACTTCAGACTTTCATCCATATTCCAAGCAATGGCGGTTGCAAACATAAACAGATAGCAGGTCGCCATAGTCCAATGCAGAAAGCGGGTTGTAGTGCCGTAACGTTGCGGAATATCAGGTTTCATGATGTTTTCTCTTAAATTAACAATTAAATGGATTTCAATTTGGGTTTACGGATAGAAAATCCGTCTTTCATGCTCAGTCCCAACGGCGTCAGATTAGCTATACCGGCAATCAGTTCTACGATTTGAACGATATAAAACACGATGTCAAACTGTCCGGCAGAAGCGCGGTTATTCAAGAAAAAGGCACAAGGCAGCAAAATCAGCATTCCGTTGGCAGCGATAAACGGCATGCGTCGGCGTTTCGCGGCAATCGCGGCGTGTTTGCTTTTGCCGCCCATTTTCATGCCTGTTGCGCCTGCGGTTGCCATGCAGGCAATCAACCCGAACAGCGCATAAACAATGATTTGCTTCACGGCGGCGACGGTTTCGTGCGAGCCGAAGAGTTCGCTGAACACGGTGCTGCTCCAAAACGAAGCGATGAATAAAAATGCGCCCACCCCTGCGGCGGCGTGGATTTTGCGTAAAGTATTGCGGTTCATTATGGTTTCCTTGAACATTTAAGAGAGGTCGTCTGAAAGTATTTAAATAGCAAGCTATCGAGTTGAAATAAGTATAGCTTGCTATTAATTAAGATAGCAAGCTATATTTGTGATATAATCCGCAATAATTTGATTTTAAAGGAAACAAAGTGAACGAAGTTTTCAAAACTGAATCGGTAGGCTATTTGATGAACCATATTGCCCGCCAATTTGCCATTTTATTGAGCGAAGGCTTAAAACCACTGGGGATTGCGCCTGCACAATTTCCAATTTTGATCGAGCTATGGAATAAAGACGGCTTGAGCCAACAGGAATTAGTTGAGCGTGCCGATTTGAAGCAGGCAACGATTGCCAACACTCTGGCACGGATGGAGCGAGACGGATTGATTACACGGGAGCCTAATCCTGAAGATGCACGCAGCCGTTTGATTATGCTGACAGAACACGCGCGTGCTTTACAATCAAGCTCTACCGAAATTGCCAAAGCCATCAACCAAGAAGCCTTGGCGGTTCTGTCTGCAGACGAGCAGAAACTGTTTTTGGAAATGGCACAGAAAATTATATTGAAGCAACAAAAGATGATAAAAGTCTGAAAAATATAAAAAAGGCCGTCTGAAACTCAATATAAACAGGTTTCAGACGGCCTTTCTCGCAGCGATTAATTATCGGAGAACAAATCGCCTACTTTTTCGCCTACTTTTTCCCAAAACGATTTTTTGCGCGGGGTTTGGCTGAGATTGAGGCCGGAGGAGATTTTTTCAAATTCTTCCAGCAACTCTTTCTGACGGTCGGTCAGGTTAACCGGAGTTTCAACCAAAATGTGGCAGTACAAATCGCCGGTCGAGCTGGAACGCAGAGACTTGATGCCTTTGCCTTTCACGCGCATACGGCGGCCGGTTTGCGTTTCTTTCGGAATGTGCAGTTTGACTTTGCCGTCCAAAGTCGGCACTTCGACTTCGCCGCCCAATGCGGCAATGGCAAAACTGATCGGCAGTTCGCAATGCAGGTCCAAGCCGTTGCGCTCAAAGATTTTGTGCTGTCTTACGCGGACATTGACGTACAAATCGCCTGCCGGCGCGCCGTGTTGACCCGGCTCGCCCTCGCCGCTCAAGCGGATGCGTTGACCGTCGTCGATGCCTGCCGGAATGTTGACTTCAACCGTTTTGCTGGTTTTGGTGCGGCCTTCGCTACGGCATTTGACGCAAGGATCTTTGATTTCTTTGCCTGTACCGTGACAAGTCGGACAAGTCTGTTGCATTTGGAAAATGGCTTGGCGGACATGCACCGTACCTGAGCCGTGACAGGTCGAACAAGTCGATGCGGACGTACCCGGTTTGGCACCCGAGCCGTGACAGACATCACATTCTTCGTAAGTCGGAATGTTGATGCGTTTTTTCACGCCTTTGGCGGCTTCTTCAAGCGAAATCTCTATGCCGACCTGCAAGTCCGCGCCGCTGTAATCCGGCTGACGGCCGCCTGCGCTGCCGCCACCGCCGAACATTTGGCTGAAAATATCAGAAAAATCGAAGCCTTGCGTGCCACCGAATCCGCCTTGGCCGCCGAAACCGCCAAAGCCACCGAATCCGCCCGCACCTGCGCCCTGTTCAAACGCGGCATGGCCGTATTGGTCGTACATGGTACGTTTTTCCTTGTCAGACAAGGTGTCATAAGCTTTTTGGACTTCTTTAAATTTTTCTTCCGCTTCTTTGTTGTCAGGGTTGCGGTCGGGATGGTATTTCATTGCCAGCTTGCGGTAGGCTTTTTTGATTTCATCGTCGCTAGCGCTGCGGGCAACACCAAGGGTTTCGTAAAAATCTTTATTGCTCATAATTTTGATAGTGTTAAGAATGAATTCAAACTGGGTGGGATATGTGGGCGAGTATCAAAAACTCAAGTCAGTATTTTCAAGGCCGTCTGAAATTGTGCTTTTCCGACATCCAAACATTCAGACGGCCTTTGTCAAACCGACAGGCCCGACAACCTGCTATAATCCCATCTTTATTTTTTCCAACGTTTTCAAGCGAAAAACAGAATGACCATGCAAGAACATTACCAACCCGCCGCCATTGAGCCTGCGGCGCAGAAAAAATGGGATGACGCCCGTATTTTCAACGTCTCCGAAGACGCTTCCAAACCCAAATACTACTGCCTCTCCATGTTCCCCTACCCCAGCGGCAAGCTGCACATGGGGCATGTACGCAACTACACCATCGGCGACGTATTGAGCCGCTTCAAACTCTTAAACGGCTTCAACGTCATGCAGCCTATGGGTTGGGACGCGTTCGGCATGCCGGCGGAAAACGCGGCGATGAAAAACAACGTCGCCCCTGCCGCTTGGACCTACGACAACATCGAATACATGAAAACCCAGCTCAAAAGCCTGGGTTTTGCGATTGACTGGGAGCGCGAAGTCGCCACCTGCAAACCCGAATACTACCGCTGGGAACAATGGCTGTTTACCAAGCTGTTTGAAAAAGGCATCGTCTATCGCAAAAACGGCACGGTAAACTGGGACCCTGTCGACCAAACCGTCCTTGCCAACGAGCAAGTCATCGACGGACGCGGCTGGCGTTCGGGCGCGTTGATCGAAAAACGCGAAATCCCGATGTATTACTTCAAAATCACGGATTACGCCGAAGAGCTGCTCAACGATTTGGACAAGCTGGAACACTGGCCGGAACAAGTCAAAACCATGCAGCGCAACTGGATCGGCAAATCACGCGGTATGACCGTGCGCTTCGCCGTTTCAGACGACAGCAAACAAGGTTTGGAAGGCGATTACGCGAAATTCCTGCAAGTTTATACCACCCGTCCCGACACGCTGATGGGCGCGACTTATGTCGCCGTTGCCGCCGAGCATCCGCTGGCAACCGCCGCAGCCGCCGACAAACCCGAGTTGCAGGCATTTATCGCCGAATGCAAAGCCGGTTCGGTTGCCGAAGCCGACATGGCGACGATGGAGAAAAAAGGCGTGCCGACCGGCCGCTACGTCGTCAATCCGCTCAACGGCGACAAGCTGGAAGTGTGGATTGCCAACTATGTATTGTGGGGCTACGGCGACGGCGCGGTGATGGCTGTTCCGGCGCACGACGAACGCGATTTCGAGTTTGCCACCAAATACAACCTGCCGAAAAAACAAGTCATTGCCGTCGGCGACAGCGCATTCAACGCAAACCAATGGCAAGAATGGTACGGCGACAAAGAAAACGGCGTATTGGTCAACAGCGGCGACTTGGACGGCATGAATTTTCAGACGGCCTTCGACGCCATCGCTACCAAGCTGCAAAGCCAAGACGCAGGCGAACCGAAAACCCAATACCGCCTGCGCGACTGGGGTATTTCGCGCCAACGCTACTGGGGCTGCCCGATTCCCATCGTCCATTGCGAACAATGCGGCGACGTCCCCGTCCCTGCCGACCAACTGCCCGTCGTCCTGCCTGAAAACGTCGTACCCGACGGCATGGGTTCGCCACTGGCAAAAATGCCCGAGTTTTACGAAACCACCTGCCCATGCTGCGGCGGCGCGGCAAAACGCGAAACCGACACCATGGACACCTTCATGGAATCGAGCTGGTATTTCTTCCGCTACATGTCGCCCAAATTTTCAGACGGCATGGTCGATCCTGCCGCCGCGAAATACTGGGGCGCGGTCGACCAATACATCGGCGGCATCGAACACGCGATTCTGCACCTCTTATACGCGCGCTTCTTCACCAAACTGATGCGCGACGAAGGCTTGGTCAATGTTGACGAACCGTTCGAACGCCTGCTCACGCAAGGTATGGTTGTCTGCGAAACCTACTACCGCGAAAGCGCCAACGGCAGCAAAGACTGGATCAACCCTGCCGATGTCGAGCTGACTTTCGACGACAAAGGCCGCCCTGTTTCCGCTGTTCTGAAAGCAGACGGACTGCCAGTCGTCATCAGCGGCACGGAAAAAATGTCCAAGTCCAAAAACAACGGCGTCGATCCGCAAGAACTGATTAACGCCTACGGCGCGGACACCGCCCGCCTGTTTATGATGTTCGCCGCACCGCCCGAACAGTCCCTCGAATGGAGCGACAGCGGCGTCGAAGGCGCGCACCGCTTCCTGCGCCGCCTGTGGCGTACCGTTTACGAATACCTGAAACAAGGCGAAGCGGTCAAAGCGTTCGCAGGCAGCCAAGACGGTTTGTCTAAAGAACTCAAAGACCTGCGCCACAAACTGCATTCCACCATCGCCAAAGTCAGCGACGACTACGGCCGCCGCCAGCAGTTCAACACCGCCATCGCCGCCGTGATGGAACTGCTCAACCAATACGACAAAACCGACACCAACGGCGAACAAGGCCGAGCCGTCGCCCAAGAAGTATTGGAAGCCGTCGTACGCCTGCTGTGGCCGATTGTGCCGCACATCTGCGAAACCCTGTGGAGCGAATTGAACGGCGCGAAACTGTGGGAAGCAGGCTGGCCGACAGTCGATGAAGCCGCCTTGGTCAAATCCGAAATCGAAGTCATGGTTCAAGTCAACGGCAAACTGCGCGGCAAAATCACCGTTGCCGCCGACGCATCCAAAGCCGACCTCGAAGCCGCCGCCCTTGCCAACGAAGGCGCAGTAAAATTCATGGAAGGCAAGCCTGCGAAGAAAATCATCGTCGTTCCCGGACGCTTGGTGAATATCGTCGTCTAAACCGCTTTTAAGGTTTAGCCACACGGATAAAGGCCGTCTGAAACTTGGAAACAGGTTTTCAGACGGCCTTTTTAAAGTAGATTAAGCTAATAAATCCAATAACACATTGGGATGGAAGGTTCCATTGGATTTAGAATTACTCTACACACGCCCCCAAAACATAAATCCGTTGTATTCCTCACGATGTTTTGGCACAATTCGAAGCCAATCAACCACGCTTGTACTTGGCATTCTAATGGCTTCAAAACCCTTCCTAAAATGGGCTGGTGGCAAACATAAACTTGTCCCCTTTATCGAACACAATCTACCCACTCCTGCACGAAAACGTCTGATTGAACCCTTTTGCGGTTCTGCCGCTTTGTCTCTTGCATTAGATTTCGAACATTATCTGCTCAATGATATTAACGCTGACTTAATCGGCTTATTCCGTATCCTAAAAGAAGAAAAATCCGGATTCATAGACTATACCCGCTCTTTCTTTACTTCTGAAAACAATAGCGATTCAAGATTCTATGAATTGCGGGAACAATTCAACTTCAGCCGAGATCTACACGAACGTTCAGCGCTATTTATTTATTTGAACCGCCATGCTTTTAACGGTTTATGCCGTTACAACAGCAAAGGGGCATTCAATGTGCCGTTTGGACGCTACAAATCTCCTTACTTTCCCCAACAAGAA
The sequence above is a segment of the Neisseria perflava genome. Coding sequences within it:
- the dnaJ gene encoding molecular chaperone DnaJ; the encoded protein is MSNKDFYETLGVARSASDDEIKKAYRKLAMKYHPDRNPDNKEAEEKFKEVQKAYDTLSDKEKRTMYDQYGHAAFEQGAGAGGFGGFGGFGGQGGFGGTQGFDFSDIFSQMFGGGGSAGGRQPDYSGADLQVGIEISLEEAAKGVKKRINIPTYEECDVCHGSGAKPGTSASTCSTCHGSGTVHVRQAIFQMQQTCPTCHGTGKEIKDPCVKCRSEGRTKTSKTVEVNIPAGIDDGQRIRLSGEGEPGQHGAPAGDLYVNVRVRQHKIFERNGLDLHCELPISFAIAALGGEVEVPTLDGKVKLHIPKETQTGRRMRVKGKGIKSLRSSSTGDLYCHILVETPVNLTDRQKELLEEFEKISSGLNLSQTPRKKSFWEKVGEKVGDLFSDN
- the leuS gene encoding leucine--tRNA ligase; protein product: MQEHYQPAAIEPAAQKKWDDARIFNVSEDASKPKYYCLSMFPYPSGKLHMGHVRNYTIGDVLSRFKLLNGFNVMQPMGWDAFGMPAENAAMKNNVAPAAWTYDNIEYMKTQLKSLGFAIDWEREVATCKPEYYRWEQWLFTKLFEKGIVYRKNGTVNWDPVDQTVLANEQVIDGRGWRSGALIEKREIPMYYFKITDYAEELLNDLDKLEHWPEQVKTMQRNWIGKSRGMTVRFAVSDDSKQGLEGDYAKFLQVYTTRPDTLMGATYVAVAAEHPLATAAAADKPELQAFIAECKAGSVAEADMATMEKKGVPTGRYVVNPLNGDKLEVWIANYVLWGYGDGAVMAVPAHDERDFEFATKYNLPKKQVIAVGDSAFNANQWQEWYGDKENGVLVNSGDLDGMNFQTAFDAIATKLQSQDAGEPKTQYRLRDWGISRQRYWGCPIPIVHCEQCGDVPVPADQLPVVLPENVVPDGMGSPLAKMPEFYETTCPCCGGAAKRETDTMDTFMESSWYFFRYMSPKFSDGMVDPAAAKYWGAVDQYIGGIEHAILHLLYARFFTKLMRDEGLVNVDEPFERLLTQGMVVCETYYRESANGSKDWINPADVELTFDDKGRPVSAVLKADGLPVVISGTEKMSKSKNNGVDPQELINAYGADTARLFMMFAAPPEQSLEWSDSGVEGAHRFLRRLWRTVYEYLKQGEAVKAFAGSQDGLSKELKDLRHKLHSTIAKVSDDYGRRQQFNTAIAAVMELLNQYDKTDTNGEQGRAVAQEVLEAVVRLLWPIVPHICETLWSELNGAKLWEAGWPTVDEAALVKSEIEVMVQVNGKLRGKITVAADASKADLEAAALANEGAVKFMEGKPAKKIIVVPGRLVNIVV
- a CDS encoding DNA adenine methylase, encoding MASKPFLKWAGGKHKLVPFIEHNLPTPARKRLIEPFCGSAALSLALDFEHYLLNDINADLIGLFRILKEEKSGFIDYTRSFFTSENNSDSRFYELREQFNFSRDLHERSALFIYLNRHAFNGLCRYNSKGAFNVPFGRYKSPYFPQQEMEGFIQKSDRVELMCGDFQTILSLINNTDTVYCDPPYAPLSPTASFTTYAKEGFNLDDQIRLAQSAQQIAPNSQGVLISNHDTEFTRDIYSSAILKTVEVQRNIAAKGSSRKKVGELLAIYE